A section of the Oscillospiraceae bacterium genome encodes:
- a CDS encoding glucosylceramidase: protein MENTATFTPATFTPRTLHLFTTAFDGGQKTEIASVHVFSDDNGIENSVVNIHPEVEYQTFEGFGGAFTDSAGYVFSLMPKKERKRLLKAYFGENGAGYTAGRIHLDSCDFSVGHYEAIEPNDEKLATFSLGRAVKYIGPLLDAAQDEYGKQIPLMASLWSPPAFMKSNGARNGGGKLLKKRYPLFAEYICRYLEELKKIGFHIVRLTAQNEPKAVQTWDSCVYTAEEERDFLVNYLRPALDKNGHGDVKLLFWDHNKERLYERAAKVADSQTSGVFEGVAFHWYSGDHFEAVDLVRDRFPHLKLVQSEASVEFLKFDRNDIGAAAKYAHELIGNINAGMHAFYDWNVVLDQDGGPNHVKNFCDAPFLFNVDTSELEERPVYSYISHFSKHIKPGALRVAFSRYTTDLGVTALKNPDGAVVSVILNRNADEKNVVLRIGGKTVEIHTPGMSVSTAVIDS from the coding sequence ATGGAGAACACGGCGACATTCACTCCGGCGACATTTACGCCAAGGACGCTGCATCTGTTTACCACGGCTTTCGACGGCGGCCAAAAGACTGAAATAGCATCTGTCCATGTTTTTTCCGACGACAACGGTATTGAGAACAGTGTCGTCAACATTCACCCCGAAGTGGAATACCAGACATTCGAGGGATTCGGAGGGGCTTTCACGGACTCGGCGGGTTACGTTTTTTCACTGATGCCGAAAAAAGAGCGTAAACGTCTGCTCAAGGCGTATTTTGGTGAAAACGGCGCGGGCTATACGGCGGGGAGAATTCATTTAGACAGCTGCGATTTTTCCGTTGGGCATTACGAGGCCATTGAGCCAAACGATGAAAAGCTTGCCACGTTCAGCCTTGGTAGGGCTGTAAAATATATAGGGCCGCTTCTGGACGCGGCGCAGGACGAATATGGGAAACAAATACCGCTTATGGCGTCTTTGTGGAGTCCGCCTGCCTTTATGAAATCGAACGGCGCGCGCAACGGCGGCGGCAAACTGCTCAAGAAGCGCTATCCGCTGTTTGCGGAATATATATGCCGGTACCTGGAGGAACTAAAAAAAATCGGCTTTCACATAGTCCGGCTCACCGCACAAAACGAGCCGAAAGCTGTTCAAACATGGGATTCGTGTGTATATACGGCAGAAGAGGAACGGGATTTTCTTGTCAACTATCTTCGGCCCGCTCTTGATAAGAACGGCCACGGCGATGTAAAACTGCTTTTTTGGGATCATAACAAGGAGCGATTGTACGAACGCGCCGCCAAGGTGGCGGACTCGCAGACGTCAGGCGTCTTTGAGGGCGTCGCGTTCCATTGGTACAGCGGCGACCATTTTGAGGCTGTTGATCTTGTCCGTGATCGCTTCCCCCATCTCAAATTGGTGCAATCCGAGGCAAGCGTGGAGTTTCTCAAGTTTGACAGAAATGATATCGGTGCGGCGGCTAAATATGCCCATGAACTGATAGGGAATATCAACGCCGGTATGCATGCCTTTTATGACTGGAATGTTGTTCTTGACCAGGACGGCGGCCCAAATCACGTCAAAAATTTCTGTGACGCTCCCTTCTTGTTCAACGTCGACACATCAGAATTGGAAGAGCGCCCTGTGTATTCGTATATTTCCCACTTCTCTAAGCATATCAAACCAGGCGCTCTCAGGGTCGCTTTCTCCCGCTACACGACAGATCTGGGCGTAACCGCGCTGAAAAATCCGGATGGCGCAGTCGTCTCCGTCATTCTCAACCGCAACGCGGACGAAAAAAACGTTGTCCTGCGCATCGGCGGTAAAACTGTGGAAATTCATACACCCGGCATGTCGGTATCTACTGCGGTTATTGATTCTTAG
- a CDS encoding response regulator encodes MSDSGISLLIAEDEERVRGSLKSFISKNADYVSEIFCAANGQEAIDIIIQHNPDVMLLDIKMPVKSGIDVMKEASAIGILPKTIVISSYDEFEYAQLALRYGAVDYLLKPTGTSDILRAIWTACKKEPFRSNKQKESAALNSFISNALDYMNRHYPDELTLTIVAEYVGITPNYFSTLFKRTVGCGFIDYLNQIRVERACDYFVDNKMKTYEVAYKVGYRDEKYFSSIFKKIKGMSPSEYRKNHER; translated from the coding sequence ATGAGTGATTCAGGAATAAGCCTGCTGATTGCCGAGGACGAGGAGCGGGTGCGAGGGAGTCTGAAGTCCTTCATCAGCAAAAATGCTGATTATGTTTCTGAGATTTTCTGCGCGGCCAACGGGCAGGAGGCTATCGACATCATTATTCAGCACAATCCCGATGTTATGCTGCTGGACATCAAAATGCCGGTTAAGAGCGGCATCGATGTAATGAAAGAGGCGTCCGCGATTGGCATACTGCCCAAAACCATTGTTATATCAAGTTACGACGAATTTGAATATGCGCAGCTGGCGCTGCGCTACGGCGCGGTGGATTATTTACTTAAACCTACGGGGACATCCGACATTCTTCGTGCCATTTGGACGGCTTGCAAAAAAGAGCCGTTTCGCAGCAATAAGCAAAAAGAATCGGCTGCATTGAACAGTTTTATCAGCAATGCTCTCGATTATATGAACCGCCATTACCCCGATGAACTGACGCTGACGATTGTCGCGGAATATGTCGGGATAACGCCAAATTATTTTTCGACGCTGTTCAAACGCACTGTCGGATGCGGATTTATAGATTATCTTAACCAAATCCGGGTAGAACGCGCCTGTGACTACTTTGTGGACAACAAGATGAAAACTTACGAAGTGGCGTACAAGGTCGGTTATCGCGATGAAAAATATTTTTCCAGCATCTTCAAGAAAATAAAAGGCATGAGCCCGTCCGAGTACCGCAAAAATCATGAGAGGTGA
- a CDS encoding sensor histidine kinase yields the protein MCGMKRNNHSGMRIGHKIVLSIYAVLLPAFLIVESIIYWNSHSTVISERTRQYKRAVLSIDENIGYLEQDMLEIATYLSINYEIQRVLMSDPAETAEDPLFWSNKTPINVIKDILAVKTKIVTAALYPENGLRPFSVSRDRSVFAPDIADLRALDIYKRAAAGNGVIVWSRVNDDDIGLFINNRSDKIVACSELYDLSKRRKLGFLSLGINLDGYESICANAMPQNNEGVLIFDADGNEMFRYGDVPDETAEWLRENDPKAADEPLEYEKYYIFSQRRETSGQTIFYLSKKSDWDAWKRSGFLITCLSALALLASVWPLSLFASRIVTRPIMLLYASMNKFKNGDFNQQVRIEGNDEISELAETFNTMVSDIREQIDKNYVLALREKQSELNALQAQMNPHFLYNALDALYWQATECCQERLADDILAMSELFRMLLSNGNSEVTVEQELKIVRHYLQIQKLRFDKKLDYSIEVEDELLLYQIPKLIIQPFVENAIVHGMEKNGTWGRVRITGRIDRDFLLFTIEDSGIGMPSEKVQEILHSKDDSRYAYQRVGHYAVRNVKERMNLRYGAAAELAIESEPNIGTKVHIKLPLIGRNEAGL from the coding sequence ATGTGCGGCATGAAGAGGAACAACCATTCAGGGATGCGGATTGGGCATAAGATAGTCTTGAGTATCTATGCCGTTCTTCTGCCGGCGTTTCTTATCGTGGAAAGCATTATTTACTGGAACAGCCATTCCACTGTCATAAGTGAGCGCACGCGGCAGTATAAGCGCGCCGTTTTGTCAATCGACGAAAATATTGGATATCTGGAGCAAGATATGTTGGAAATAGCGACCTATCTCTCCATCAATTATGAAATACAGCGGGTTTTGATGTCCGACCCGGCAGAGACCGCCGAAGATCCCCTCTTTTGGTCAAACAAAACGCCGATTAACGTCATAAAAGACATATTGGCGGTTAAAACGAAAATTGTGACAGCTGCGCTCTACCCGGAGAACGGACTCAGGCCGTTCTCAGTGAGCCGCGACAGGAGCGTTTTTGCTCCAGACATTGCCGATCTTCGGGCGCTGGACATTTACAAACGGGCCGCAGCGGGGAACGGTGTTATCGTTTGGAGCCGAGTAAACGATGATGATATTGGGCTTTTTATCAACAATCGTTCGGACAAAATTGTCGCCTGCAGCGAACTGTACGATTTGTCCAAGAGACGCAAGCTGGGTTTCCTGTCACTCGGCATTAATTTAGACGGATACGAAAGCATATGCGCAAATGCCATGCCCCAGAATAACGAGGGTGTCCTTATTTTTGACGCCGATGGCAACGAAATGTTCCGATACGGCGACGTGCCGGACGAAACTGCTGAATGGCTTAGGGAGAATGATCCAAAAGCCGCGGATGAGCCGCTGGAATATGAAAAATATTACATCTTTTCTCAGCGCCGCGAAACGTCGGGTCAAACGATATTTTATCTGTCCAAGAAAAGCGATTGGGATGCGTGGAAAAGGAGCGGTTTTCTTATCACGTGCCTGTCGGCACTCGCCCTTTTGGCAAGTGTTTGGCCCTTGTCCTTGTTCGCCTCGCGAATTGTTACCCGGCCGATTATGCTGCTCTATGCCTCCATGAATAAGTTTAAGAACGGTGATTTCAATCAGCAGGTGCGCATCGAGGGGAATGATGAGATTTCCGAGCTGGCCGAAACCTTCAACACGATGGTGAGCGATATCCGCGAGCAGATTGATAAAAATTATGTCTTGGCTTTGAGAGAAAAGCAGAGCGAACTGAATGCGCTCCAGGCCCAGATGAACCCACATTTCCTCTACAATGCGCTGGATGCCCTTTACTGGCAAGCGACGGAATGTTGCCAAGAACGGCTTGCGGATGATATATTGGCGATGTCGGAATTGTTTCGTATGCTGCTGTCCAACGGCAACAGCGAGGTCACAGTGGAACAGGAGCTGAAAATCGTACGCCATTATCTGCAAATTCAAAAGCTGCGCTTTGATAAAAAATTGGACTACAGCATTGAAGTGGAAGACGAACTGCTTTTATATCAAATTCCAAAGTTGATCATCCAGCCCTTTGTAGAGAACGCCATTGTCCACGGAATGGAAAAAAACGGAACGTGGGGCCGTGTCCGGATAACCGGCCGCATAGACCGCGATTTCCTTTTGTTCACCATCGAGGACAGCGGCATTGGCATGCCCAGTGAGAAAGTTCAAGAGATTTTACATTCGAAGGACGACAGCCGGTACGCGTACCAGAGGGTGGGGCATTACGCCGTCAGGAATGTGAAAGAGCGCATGAATTTGCGTTACGGCGCTGCAGCCGAGCTTGCGATTGAGAGTGAGCCGAATATCGGCACTAAAGTTCATATCAAATTACCATTGATAGGGCGAAATGAGGCGGGGCTATGA
- a CDS encoding carbohydrate ABC transporter permease gives MADKIKTRVSLGRGIILGVLILFSAIQLFPLIWLIDFSFASNTEFFTSSLLIIPREIQWGNYPRAFIDGHFLLYLKNSVLVNTLAVVIVLVLSICSAYAVTRMRWRFSQTAKSIILLGMMIPIHATLIPNYMIYDFLGIRDTLWSLLLPYVAFSLPQGLFLAASYMESVSKEIEEAAIIDGCGTFRLLGSVITPMMKSSLITVIIMTYLNNWNEFMMASTYLSTSRWKTLPFSILEFTGQYRANAAVQFAVMTLTAAPAIVIYIILSKHITKGVAMGAVKG, from the coding sequence ATGGCAGATAAGATAAAAACAAGAGTTTCCTTAGGCAGAGGCATCATTTTAGGCGTGCTTATATTGTTCTCGGCGATTCAGCTTTTCCCGCTGATATGGCTTATTGATTTCTCTTTTGCCAGCAACACTGAGTTCTTTACATCGAGTCTGCTTATCATTCCTCGGGAAATTCAATGGGGAAACTACCCAAGGGCTTTCATTGACGGGCATTTTCTGCTATACTTAAAAAACAGTGTGCTTGTGAATACACTCGCGGTCGTTATAGTGCTGGTGCTCTCAATCTGTTCGGCATACGCAGTCACAAGAATGCGCTGGCGGTTTTCGCAAACCGCCAAAAGCATTATACTGCTTGGTATGATGATTCCGATTCACGCGACGCTTATCCCCAATTACATGATATATGACTTTCTCGGAATCCGCGATACGCTGTGGTCGCTTCTTCTGCCTTATGTGGCGTTTTCGCTGCCGCAGGGACTTTTCCTCGCGGCGAGTTACATGGAATCCGTGTCAAAAGAAATAGAAGAAGCCGCCATAATCGACGGGTGCGGAACTTTTCGCCTTCTTGGCAGTGTTATCACACCGATGATGAAATCGTCGCTTATAACTGTCATTATCATGACTTATTTGAACAACTGGAACGAATTTATGATGGCCAGTACATATCTGAGCACATCGAGATGGAAAACATTGCCTTTTTCCATCTTGGAGTTCACGGGGCAGTACCGTGCGAATGCGGCGGTACAATTTGCCGTTATGACGCTCACCGCCGCGCCGGCTATCGTAATCTATATTATATTAAGCAAACATATAACAAAAGGCGTGGCCATGGGCGCCGTAAAGGGATAA
- a CDS encoding sugar ABC transporter permease yields the protein MEKMLRDKRVIAILIAPSLTAFLFAVLAPIVLSFIYSFTNSSGIGRFTFVGFENYSALIKDGAFWNALLNSVLLAAGFVLIQHPIAILTAWLLDRIGGRLETFFKTAYFIPNIISSAVIATLWKYIYNTNSGLFNVIARFFGGEGVNWLGTGKAIWSVLIVLVWHGFGWGMLIYYTGIKNIDPVLYEAAAIDGCDDKKMFFAITLPLMRPVIQVNVTLALISALKQMETVYLLTKGGPGNETQFVATYLYKQAFQSGNYGYGNTISVVFIVICLITTVFLNRLFRERGI from the coding sequence GTGGAAAAGATGCTTAGGGATAAACGCGTCATAGCTATTCTTATCGCGCCGAGTTTGACCGCTTTCCTTTTTGCTGTACTCGCGCCGATTGTCCTCAGCTTTATTTATAGCTTCACCAATAGTTCCGGTATTGGCCGCTTCACATTTGTGGGATTTGAGAACTACTCTGCCCTGATAAAGGACGGAGCGTTTTGGAACGCTTTGCTCAATTCGGTGCTGCTTGCGGCGGGCTTTGTTCTTATTCAGCACCCGATAGCAATTTTAACGGCATGGTTGTTGGATCGGATTGGCGGCCGCCTAGAGACATTTTTTAAGACCGCTTATTTCATCCCCAATATTATATCCTCAGCCGTGATTGCCACTTTGTGGAAATATATCTACAATACAAATTCTGGACTTTTTAATGTTATCGCGCGATTTTTCGGCGGAGAGGGCGTCAATTGGCTCGGCACAGGGAAGGCCATCTGGTCGGTTCTTATTGTACTTGTATGGCATGGATTTGGTTGGGGTATGCTTATATATTACACAGGCATAAAGAATATCGATCCCGTTTTGTATGAAGCCGCCGCTATCGACGGGTGCGACGACAAAAAGATGTTCTTTGCGATCACCTTGCCGCTCATGCGTCCTGTGATTCAAGTGAACGTGACGCTTGCCCTTATTTCGGCCCTGAAACAGATGGAAACAGTGTATCTCCTGACAAAAGGCGGGCCTGGAAACGAAACGCAATTTGTGGCGACATATTTGTATAAGCAGGCTTTCCAGTCGGGCAATTACGGTTACGGCAATACAATAAGTGTCGTATTTATCGTTATCTGTCTTATCACGACAGTATTCCTCAACCGACTCTTTCGCGAAAGGGGTATTTGA
- a CDS encoding extracellular solute-binding protein, which translates to MKKVLVSLLAAVMVFGVTACSPNGQQTNGGKTVIKVFSNLPDRTTGQGLVEQKIFDQYVAENQNIEIQVEALDDEAYKIKMKAYASGTSLPDLISVWGQPSFLDGYIDAGLIAELNPDDYSGYGFVEGSLAGFSKDGKLYGLPRNTDMIAFYYNQKLFNDNNWLVPATYDELLALAPKIAATGISPVAMDGNDKWPISIFITDLLVKIAGTSYQAETLKAISSGDFSNPAYAEAARLLQDAFDAGLFQPGFEQQDYGTAQNLFINGQAAMFYMGSWEMSMANNQEIAPEIRDNIRAFTMPVVSGGVGVSTDIAAWNGGGHSVIAKSPVKDEAVKLLNYIYKPENWTKIAWENNVCMSAQDFSQYKTGSETPVQLQLIDIFSRATSISGTTINDLGSSDFKTKFEDLSQQISIKSITPEDAVSALAN; encoded by the coding sequence ATGAAAAAGGTTCTTGTTTCATTATTGGCAGCCGTCATGGTTTTCGGAGTGACGGCGTGTTCGCCGAACGGTCAGCAGACGAACGGCGGCAAGACTGTTATCAAGGTGTTCAGCAATTTGCCAGACAGAACAACGGGGCAGGGGCTTGTGGAGCAGAAGATTTTTGACCAGTATGTGGCCGAAAATCAGAACATCGAAATTCAGGTGGAGGCGCTGGACGACGAAGCGTACAAAATCAAAATGAAGGCATATGCCTCGGGGACGAGTTTGCCTGACCTTATCAGCGTTTGGGGGCAGCCGTCTTTCTTAGACGGGTATATTGACGCCGGACTGATTGCTGAGCTGAATCCCGACGATTATAGCGGATATGGCTTTGTCGAGGGCTCGCTCGCCGGATTCTCCAAAGACGGCAAGTTGTACGGCCTGCCAAGAAACACAGATATGATAGCGTTCTATTACAATCAAAAGTTGTTTAACGACAACAACTGGTTGGTTCCGGCCACGTATGATGAACTGCTCGCGCTGGCCCCAAAAATCGCGGCGACCGGAATATCACCCGTCGCGATGGACGGCAATGACAAGTGGCCCATTTCTATATTTATAACAGATTTGCTTGTTAAAATCGCGGGGACGTCCTATCAGGCGGAAACTCTGAAAGCCATATCCAGCGGCGACTTTTCGAATCCGGCGTACGCCGAAGCGGCTCGCCTCCTGCAGGACGCTTTCGATGCCGGTCTGTTCCAGCCCGGGTTCGAACAGCAGGATTATGGCACGGCGCAGAATCTGTTCATCAACGGCCAAGCCGCCATGTTTTACATGGGCAGCTGGGAGATGAGCATGGCCAACAATCAGGAAATCGCTCCGGAGATCCGTGACAATATTCGTGCCTTTACGATGCCTGTCGTATCCGGCGGTGTCGGTGTTTCTACGGATATCGCGGCTTGGAACGGCGGCGGTCATTCTGTGATAGCGAAAAGCCCCGTGAAAGACGAAGCCGTGAAACTTCTTAATTATATCTACAAACCGGAAAATTGGACGAAAATTGCCTGGGAGAACAATGTCTGCATGTCAGCGCAGGATTTCTCTCAGTACAAAACCGGCAGCGAAACCCCTGTCCAGCTTCAGCTGATTGACATTTTCTCTCGCGCTACGTCCATCAGCGGCACGACAATCAACGATCTCGGCTCGTCCGATTTCAAGACGAAATTTGAGGATTTATCGCAACAAATCTCTATTAAATCTATCACCCCGGAAGATGCGGTCAGTGCTTTGGCGAATTAA